In Candidatus Dependentiae bacterium, the following are encoded in one genomic region:
- a CDS encoding PBP1A family penicillin-binding protein, with the protein MIYFLRFFFYGIIIALILLFSIITGIALYVMHHKVIDFSVLAHYDPGRPSIVLDERGIEWARFQLDIRDPISMQKMPQHLINAFVAAEDWHFFKHHGISWKGILRSILVNVYHGKKVQGASTITQQLVKLLFLDLEKTFSRKIKEQLYALLVEQQFSKEQILQTYLNHVYFGCGIYGVQAASKRFWNKDVSDLTIDQAATLGGIVRLPSYYCPLVYPLSAQKRRDSVLSKMKYLGFITENEYMTAVSNDITVEKNIQLCCAPYVKEYIRQLLEQRVGKQQLYSGGLVIKTTLSIDIQKSAEKILKKQITILRGNISDVDGGLISIDRKTGAIKALIGGYDFASSKFNRALQARRQMGSTFKPILYAAAVQSGKQFSDTKVDEPFFLEQNGKLWQPKNYNGKFVGEVTLAYALSHSNNIASIKTFLDVGSETIIMLAKKSGLSGPLYPYPSLALGCVDATLKEVAGMFNVFANNGMYVEPHIISWVKNQLGNKIIKVNIKKSHVMRPRISGQVSKVLSIGIERYQAMLGKTKDEWLQHEVICKTGTTNDSRTCWFTGSTPELTTAVYIGCDDNREMGKNVYPLRTAFPIWLELNKKIVCSKKHFSYDPSLRPLFIDEKTGEIVVSGSKKGIIEILI; encoded by the coding sequence ATGATTTATTTTTTGCGATTTTTTTTTTATGGAATCATCATAGCACTTATTCTGTTGTTCTCTATAATAACGGGAATTGCTTTGTATGTAATGCATCATAAGGTGATTGATTTTTCTGTGCTTGCGCATTACGATCCAGGGCGACCGTCAATTGTGCTCGATGAGCGTGGTATCGAATGGGCAAGATTTCAACTAGATATACGTGATCCTATTTCCATGCAGAAAATGCCTCAGCATTTAATTAATGCATTTGTAGCAGCAGAAGATTGGCATTTTTTTAAACATCATGGTATTTCGTGGAAAGGAATATTGCGTTCTATTTTAGTTAATGTATACCACGGTAAAAAAGTACAGGGAGCAAGCACTATAACTCAGCAATTGGTAAAGCTTCTCTTTCTTGATTTGGAAAAAACATTCTCTCGCAAGATTAAAGAGCAACTATATGCATTATTAGTTGAGCAACAATTTAGTAAAGAGCAAATTCTACAAACATATTTAAATCATGTTTATTTTGGGTGTGGAATTTATGGGGTACAAGCTGCAAGCAAACGATTTTGGAATAAAGATGTTAGTGATTTAACAATAGATCAAGCAGCAACGCTTGGTGGTATTGTTCGTTTGCCAAGTTATTATTGCCCATTGGTTTATCCACTTTCTGCACAAAAGAGACGAGATAGCGTCTTGTCTAAAATGAAGTATCTTGGATTTATTACAGAAAATGAATACATGACTGCAGTGAGTAATGACATAACAGTAGAAAAAAATATACAATTGTGTTGTGCTCCATATGTGAAAGAATACATACGCCAATTACTTGAGCAAAGAGTTGGTAAACAGCAACTATATAGTGGTGGCTTAGTAATAAAAACAACACTTAGTATTGATATACAAAAAAGTGCAGAAAAAATTTTAAAAAAACAAATAACCATACTGCGTGGTAATATATCTGATGTTGATGGTGGTCTTATTTCTATTGATAGAAAAACAGGCGCAATAAAAGCGCTTATTGGAGGTTATGATTTTGCATCATCAAAATTTAATCGTGCATTGCAGGCTCGTCGGCAAATGGGTTCTACATTTAAACCTATTTTATATGCCGCAGCGGTTCAATCAGGTAAACAGTTTTCTGACACCAAAGTTGATGAGCCATTTTTTCTTGAGCAAAATGGTAAATTATGGCAACCAAAAAATTATAACGGAAAATTTGTAGGCGAGGTTACTTTAGCTTATGCACTTTCTCATTCAAATAATATTGCATCGATAAAAACATTTTTGGATGTTGGTTCTGAGACAATTATTATGCTTGCAAAAAAAAGTGGTTTGAGCGGGCCACTGTATCCATATCCCTCTCTTGCGCTGGGTTGTGTTGATGCAACCCTTAAAGAGGTGGCTGGCATGTTTAATGTTTTTGCTAATAATGGAATGTATGTTGAGCCACATATTATTTCTTGGGTTAAGAACCAGTTGGGAAATAAAATTATTAAAGTCAATATAAAAAAATCGCATGTTATGAGACCTCGTATTAGTGGGCAAGTGTCAAAGGTTTTAAGTATTGGTATAGAGCGCTATCAGGCAATGCTTGGGAAAACAAAAGATGAGTGGCTGCAGCATGAGGTAATTTGCAAAACAGGTACAACTAATGATTCTCGTACATGTTGGTTTACTGGTTCAACTCCAGAATTAACAACTGCGGTATATATTGGGTGTGATGATAACCGTGAAATGGGGAAAAATGTGTATCCACTTAGAACGGCGTTTCCTATTTGGCTTGAGCTTAACAAAAAAATTGTATGTTCAAAAAAGCATTTTTCTTATGACCCTTCATTGAGGCCACTATTTATTGATGAGAAAACTGGTGAGATTGTCGTGAGCGGAAGTAAAAAAGGTATTATAGAAATTTTAATTTAG
- a CDS encoding NAD(P)/FAD-dependent oxidoreductase yields MNPQCLFFNLSILLILCFVCSSKSYDYDLVIIGSGAAGITAAKLAYDRGKRIAIIEKNKPGGSKIWFGDIPTKTFAQAARELKKVNEKSYIKELSYTFDTSSLLSHIRKISNDIYEFCSIEELTKMGIEIIIGTARFIDNHTLTINGRTICTDNVILATGTRPHITHIEGIISVPYLTPETFFTLNVLPKSIIIIGGGFLGVELAETLGILGVNVTIIMKHGLLLPTFDFELVGMLTENLQQLGISVLCSSLATKVENDKDLVKVTYLDRFDMYHTITAESLFVATNRIANIENLGLENTNVTFNKKGIEVKKTMQTNANNIYACGDVVGQTLLSRVAHFQAKIAIQNMFRPWWQKEIKPNYINLARMVYTYPPFASIGLTEQEAYIVHGSSLRIYRCPYTLLDKAHIDGTTEGIAKFICTSDGTIVGAHIFGECAGELIELVKIGHKLYNLETEYIFKQHAVLPNYKELIWHANQLCKKDLEPLVSNKNIIQYYAEKVLSFLSR; encoded by the coding sequence ATGAATCCGCAATGCCTTTTTTTTAATCTATCAATATTACTAATACTCTGTTTTGTGTGTTCATCTAAAAGTTACGATTATGACCTTGTTATTATTGGCAGCGGCGCCGCTGGAATTACCGCAGCAAAACTTGCTTATGATCGCGGAAAACGAATTGCAATTATTGAAAAAAATAAACCCGGTGGAAGCAAAATATGGTTTGGTGATATTCCAACAAAAACATTTGCTCAAGCAGCTAGAGAACTGAAAAAAGTTAACGAAAAATCATATATTAAAGAATTATCCTACACATTTGATACTTCAAGCTTATTATCTCATATCAGAAAAATCAGCAATGATATCTACGAATTTTGCTCCATAGAAGAACTTACCAAAATGGGCATTGAGATCATCATTGGTACAGCTCGATTTATCGACAACCATACCCTCACTATTAATGGTCGTACTATCTGCACAGATAACGTAATTCTTGCAACCGGAACTCGTCCACATATCACTCATATTGAAGGCATTATCTCTGTACCCTATTTAACCCCAGAGACGTTTTTTACACTCAATGTATTACCAAAGTCGATTATTATTATTGGAGGAGGATTTCTTGGAGTCGAGCTAGCAGAAACACTAGGCATACTCGGGGTAAATGTAACAATAATTATGAAACATGGTTTATTGCTTCCCACTTTTGATTTTGAACTCGTTGGTATGTTAACAGAAAACCTACAACAACTCGGTATTTCCGTGTTATGTAGCTCTCTAGCTACAAAAGTAGAAAATGACAAAGACCTTGTAAAAGTAACATATCTCGACCGCTTTGATATGTACCATACAATAACAGCAGAATCACTTTTTGTTGCGACAAATCGCATTGCTAATATTGAGAATCTCGGCCTTGAAAACACCAATGTTACTTTCAACAAAAAGGGAATAGAGGTAAAAAAAACTATGCAAACAAATGCCAACAATATTTACGCTTGTGGTGACGTTGTTGGCCAGACCTTACTCAGCAGAGTTGCTCATTTTCAGGCAAAAATAGCAATCCAAAATATGTTTCGTCCATGGTGGCAAAAAGAAATAAAACCAAATTATATAAATCTTGCTAGAATGGTATATACATATCCACCATTTGCTTCCATCGGTCTAACAGAACAAGAAGCATACATCGTTCATGGATCAAGCCTCCGTATTTATCGTTGTCCCTATACACTACTGGACAAGGCGCACATTGATGGAACCACAGAAGGCATTGCTAAGTTTATCTGCACTAGTGATGGAACCATTGTTGGTGCGCACATATTCGGTGAGTGCGCTGGAGAATTGATAGAACTTGTTAAAATTGGACATAAATTGTACAACCTTGAAACAGAATATATCTTTAAACAACATGCAGTATTGCCAAATTACAAAGAATTAATATGGCATGCAAATCAACTTTGCAAAAAGGACCTGGAACCATTAGTAAGTAATAAAAATATTATCCAATACTACGCAGAGAAAGTACTTTCATTCTTATCACGTTAA
- a CDS encoding PASTA domain-containing protein, translated as MIKNSLWPLPFITFVFGYYSVSYFHQVTKLTTPAIVGKNIAQACKILSDHNLYPQLLLQKEEPDLPDGTILSQNPIAGSMIKSHQTIYFIVSTQPQPIIADTILNKEIEQAKKIFAKRNMALRTYYLQSSKPKNYCIAQLPQPGNPIKEHTMIAYVSRGNSKPVICPSFIGKNLQHTIEFLKSYNITPEITHFKNQKICPNTAHITDQRPRPGSLIYFNQLNIQLNAQNISI; from the coding sequence ATGATAAAAAATTCATTATGGCCCCTACCATTTATTACTTTTGTTTTTGGTTACTACAGCGTTAGTTACTTTCATCAAGTAACAAAACTCACAACACCTGCAATTGTTGGCAAAAATATCGCTCAAGCATGCAAAATATTATCAGACCATAATTTGTATCCACAACTGTTACTTCAAAAGGAAGAACCCGATTTGCCCGATGGAACTATTTTAAGTCAAAATCCCATTGCAGGAAGCATGATAAAATCACACCAAACCATATATTTTATTGTTTCGACTCAACCACAACCCATCATTGCCGACACAATACTAAATAAAGAAATAGAACAAGCAAAAAAAATATTTGCTAAAAGAAATATGGCATTACGAACTTATTATCTGCAAAGCAGTAAACCAAAAAATTATTGCATAGCACAACTACCACAACCTGGTAATCCCATAAAAGAGCATACAATGATCGCCTACGTTTCTCGGGGAAATAGCAAACCCGTTATATGCCCATCTTTTATTGGAAAAAATCTTCAGCATACTATAGAGTTTCTTAAAAGTTATAACATAACTCCTGAAATAACACATTTTAAAAATCAGAAAATCTGTCCAAATACGGCACACATTACCGATCAACGCCCACGACCAGGATCACTCATTTATTTTAATCAATTAAATATACAATTAAATGCTCAAAATATTTCTATTTGA